The genomic stretch ATAAATGTCAAATGGTTTTGGACATAACCATAAGGCATTTCTGGATTTAGAAAAAGAGTGTCTACAGAGGTTTTGGGATAAATGTCAAATAGTTTTCTTGTTGTACTTGTTCCTTCAGAAGTGAAGAATGGAGGTGCTTTTTGGTCCATAGAGGTAGGCATGGTTTCCTCAGATCATCTAAAATCCGTATGTCCATTTgtgttgattttttatctttcttgcTTTTCATTGAATGTGAATGACAGGGATCTCTGTTTTGCTTCCATGGCACTACATCAGATTCCCAACTTAATGTTATTTAGATTTTAGGCAACCGTAATAGTTGTAGCTCACTCCGTTAGGGGGAGCGCCGCAAATAAGCAACTCCATCCATATGAGTACCAACGATTGGAGAACAAGAATCTATATAAATGAAAACAGAATACCATATGATGATTCTAATAATGGAACAGTTAGTGGAATGCAAACATATCTCAAGAACTATGGCTCCATAATAAAAGAAAGACATGAAAGCACAGATAACGAGAGAATAGATAACCTGAGAGGACCCCCTGTAAGCTGTCAAAGACTACCGAAAAGCAGACCAGCGGAACCATATCAGTAACATAATTCATGACCTCCTCCTCGTTGCTATAAGCATAACCCAAGATCCGGCGCATGGCGAAGAGAGTCCCGCTCACAAGAACAGCCTCAGAAATAGCAAGAAACATTGCAACACGTACTACTAACTGAGCACCCTTTGGGTTCCAAGCACCTAATTCGTTCGAGACTCGAGTACTATTGACAAATAAGaaaaacatatttaaaatatgattaaGTGACAAGATATTTTACAAGTACATTTTTTTATTGTATGGGTTTCAGGAGTACCTTGCAGCACAACCAAGACCATATGGAAAGCAATAGAGCAATGTGATGCTATTGAGGCTGTTCAGAAATGCAAAAGCACATCAATACAACGATTACATACCAAATGAATAATTAAGTTGTTAATTTCACATACCAAATGGAGAGGACTGATGTTTCGAGCTGCGGATTTGGCAAGAGCCCAGAGAGCAAGATAAGCAGCTCAAAAGACCACCATTCAAGACTGCAATAAATGTTAGTTGAACCATAATTCTCAAAAGTCCATACAAGGAACAAGAAAATATAATACTATGACAGTCAAGACAATAATTACCATATCATTAATGCTGATGGCAGTGCTAGCCGCAAGAATTCATTAACGCCTCTAAATGCTTCCTTTGAAATTGGTGCACGAGTAGCTCTGCAGGAAGCTGAATACCTTATGTACATCCCCAACATAAATACATTCAGCCAATATGATATACTTATAGAAAGAGCAGCCCCAACATTTCGTAAGCCTGACTTGAACACCAAGACCCAACATAGAGGGATATGAAGGCACAGTGTCATCAGAGAGCTTAAGAGCATTGGAAGAATTAAGCTTTGAGAGAGAAGGAACTTCATTAGAGGCTGAGCAATGGCATAAGCAAACAATCCAGGCATCATCCACACAGCATATTTTCCAGCTTCTTGGGATATTAAGGGGTCTTGACCgattaattgaagaagctttcccATCGAGGCCCATACAAGCGAGATAGGAAGGCAGACCACTAAAAGAGAGAATATGGCTCTATACGTGTGGATACCTAGCATATGGTACTGTTCCGCTCCATAGGCTTGTCCACATAGAGTTTCTAGACCACTTGCCATCCCTAACTGTAGATTAATTAAATAGTAAGCCAATGATTAGTAGGTTAGTATGAAAAAACAGAACAACATAAAATGCAAGCTTAAAAGAATAAATCAAGCATTGAACAGATACAAAGTAACAGAAATGTATGTTTCATCTTTCAAACTTGAAAATCTCTTCACTACCTGTTATACTAAACTGTCAAAATGAATAACAAAATGAATAACAAAGACTACAATCAAATTTGAAAAAATAACATTGGTGGCAACAACAAAAAAAGTCAAAAGCAAGCAGCAATTTGTGGTAGATCGGATAATTTAAGAAGTGTCAGGATCCACTATATGAAGAATCATGAAAAATCCTTAAAAAATTACATGGATCTTGGCGATCATAGTCTGTACCATGGTATgcaataccgaatggtaccgcccggtacgagcggtatataccggtccgacggcataccagtacgcggaccgcccggtaccgaacggaacgtgctacagtgctacagtattatactgtagcagtgctacagtgctacaataagaaagaaaatatataaaactgttTGGTATGccatggtgtaccgctcggtacgtccTGGTGTACCCCTCAGTacgccggtaccgtaccgtaccgagccaacctcgaaacaccggtatgataCCTTGGTCTGTACCATACTGCGTTGTAAAATGTCCCATGTTTGGCTGTGAAATGTTAATCAACATCAACCCATCTTCAGTAACATACATGCCTTTAACATCTAGAAGTGATAAAAAAGGTGAATATTAGAAATTACACGCATGTGCACAAGAGTGATCCCTTAGATGAAGTGCAGCTTTACCTGTTGTAGTCCACTGTACTCGATTGAAGTTATTTTAACTCAAGTAAGATTGGTAAAACCAAAATTAACTGGATCAAATGAAATTTCAATTCAGTCCCATGATAAACATGCAGATTGTTCACTGTCATAGCATTGCTATCGCAAGTAATCAACCAAACTTGTTTAGAATTCGAAACAATATTATGGTCTAGAGCAGAATCGATAGGTAAGAGGACTCACCAGTATTGTTAAAATTATCACCTGTTGGATCTAAATCATTCAATCACCTACATAATTACATCCACCAAAATTTATCCATACCATGCCCACGCATACTAAGAGGTCGAGAATTAGTGCCAAAATATTGTTATTGATTCATCGCCGAAATGACCAAGGTTTCAGTCATGAAACCGACCAAGTTGTGTACATTTACCGTCTCTAAATCTTGCACTTGCAAAAGTCTCATGCATTGGGCCACCCTTTATACATACTAAGCTAAGACGTGGTAGATAGAAAGAGAGGTTCTCTGCttgtcaaaaatctaaaaaagcaaaagaatgaaaaaaaaaattccttcccTTCATCCTTTCCAAGGTCAGATGGAAGCAACATCAGCATTTTCTGTCTTCGTATATTTCTTTTTCAGTAATTCCaactgattatttttttttgcaaaagcATAATACCTTTGTATATTATGTTCATCCATATAGATGTGTGTCATAATAGATTACTTTCAAACACTTTTAGCAAGATTCAAAACTAGGTATAGGTTAATTAGTTGTTGGTCAGATCTTGTCTAGAAATTCTCAAACACGATACCAGTTATTGTTACTAAATATATGCTCTAGTGTGATAGATATAAAGTTCCAGCAACAGAGGTGCATAATCTGAAACCAATTAGACTTCTTTCTCCTTGACGCTGCTCCATTTGAAATGAAGGAAAACAAAGATCAAGCCCTATCACATGGAAAAGCTTCCGACCAACATTATTCGGACCGAATCGATCGGTCCTCCGCTTTGCTCCGCGTTGGAGGTACAGTTATCCCAAAAGGTGAAACAAAGAAGACGAGAGAGGGATGGGGAGAGGAGGGACGGTGGACATACGAGGAGGCTGAAGCCGGTGACGCTGGTGAGGGAGGTGGCGATGGCGGCGCTGGCCAGGTCGAGCTTGCCGAGGTGACCCACCATCATGCTGGAGACCACCTGCACCAGGAACTGCGACATGGTCACCGCTACCATGGGTGCGGCGACGTAGCCCAGCCGCCGCGCCTCCTCCATGAGCTCTCTGCCGCCGTCACCCCATCCGAGCCTGCTCGCCCATCCCTTTCCTTCCCTTCCTCCACCGCTCTCCGTCGTCAACAGAGACTCTTCCATCTCTCAGCCGCCCTCATCCCGACGCATGAGGTCGTTATAGTACATTAGTCTGTTCTGCTGTTCCTGAGGATGTAGTTTAGCTGAAGTCCTCTTAAAATAATCTACATTTCGATAAGATGTCAGCCAAGCAAATCAAGACATAAATATAACTATGCATTTTGTTATACGTATTATTAGCTTTACATCAATAATTcgttttattattaaatattcatATAATAGTTGTGATTTCGCTGTTAGCTGCATAATAAATCAGTTATATTATGCATTAATTCTTGAATCCAACTCAAACACTTATTTTCTATGTTCATAATTCCAAATTTATGTTGGcttaagctatatatatatatatatatatatatatatatatatatatatatatatatatatatatatatatatatatatatatatatatatatatatatatatatttatatttatgttgacaaaaaaaatttatataaaatcttAGATATCTTGTATTAATTATTCAATACGATAGAAAGTTCGattaagatattatttatatagtAAAAATATAATAACTAAGATATTATTCATGTATgatcattaattatttttatattaaaaattataaaaataattataaaataaataatattttatgaattatgagtgttgatagttatatatatatatatatatatatatatatatatatatatatattattaaggtGAGAATGTTAAGATAGATATATGGAgttactataaatgataaaaaaattattcatgaaaaattgagtatcacataaaatgagaaaaatttaagtatcatataaaatgagaaaaaaatatttaagatgatACGAGGATATGATGAAAATACATCTGCATGTGATAGTAGAACATAAAAATATGTgagtataaactataaataaaattttaagtataCTGAACTtaatttaatatatgatttttataGATCTCAATATCGACGAAGAATGCATGTAACTGATCCAAAATAATTAGgacatatgattttattattattgatatatatttatatttataacatACCATCAACATAGTATAATTATCCATATACATGGAAAATATTTGACTCAGTTGCCATGAAAGCTACATGTAGTCGTTTAGTGGTTGGAAAAGTGGAATTATGTGAATCTGCCAAAGCGTTTCTATGATATGGCGACATGCTTATCTTGTCCTCTTTATAGTACATAACTATGTCAGTCCCTTTCTTACTTCTTTACAAAATCTCATACGTTTGATCGATGTTTTAACCTTTTTCGATCAAATAGTTTTTGAGAATTATAAATTCATCGACACTTAACCATTGGAAGTTTAATTTCTATGGTAACACACTGATAAGATAGGGTTTTAATTTTAATTGAAAGTCACATCATGCATGATCAAATTATGCGTGAATTTTACAGAGCTCACCAGCCATCTGATCTCATAAAGCCAAACAGAGGAAGACTTCGAACAGGTACTTACCGCCGCCGGGTTTGACCATCGTACGCGACTACGTGGCGTACACGGAAACGGGTGTCTTTTGGGCTTCCGTGACTCGCCGTCGACAGCGTTCCATTGTACTCGACTTGATTCACCCTCACATTCTACATGGATCGATGGTTGGGATGCAAGCATCGGTGCCGACGCATCCGTAGCCGTCCAAATCCaataaagaaaatgaagaaggAAAAGATTTCTCGTCTATGACTTTCGACAGTGTTCATGAACCTTGACGTCGTGGTCGAGGTGTCAACATAGATGCTCGAGTGATGGTGACGAGCATTAGGTTGGATTAAGTTTGAGCCTCATCTTTCGAGTAGAGTCTTCTCTCTTGACGAATGATTTATTTCTTCATCGTCGGATTCTTGCACACAAGTCGAGATCGGTGATGactaaacaaaaataaaatcgttcgataaaaactcttAAGATATTTTCGGTAGTCACACACATGATCGAGAGATTCACTTCCATGGCGAGCTGATATTTTATTCCTATTTATACTGACACGATGCGTTTTATCGTTAGTCAACAGTGGGTGATCGAGAGCCACGTGCTAGCGAGATTCGTAGTACACGTGGCAGCCTAGCAAGGTGTGTATGGGCTAGCTTGGGTTGGGACGGTGAACGCGATGAAACGGCCTGCTTCCCTTTCCTTGGGGTTCGGCCCAAAACAGAAGCAAAGCCGACGAGCTCTATTTCCTCCGCCGACAGACCCGGCGCCTAACCACAGGGCTCTGTTGCTCCTCTTTGTCTCCCCTTCGCGTGCGATGATAAAGAGGCGTTTCTACAGGCAAGAACGCGGCGACGGGGGCGCCGCCTCCTCCGATTCATCCTCCTCTTCTGATTCCGACGAAGAATTAGAAGCACAGGAAGAAGATGCGGAGGCCACTGGGGGATCGAAGGACCACGAcgacgatgaagaagaagaagaagaagaagcaagggAGGAGCGGCAGGAGCATCCGCGTAACTCGCCTTCTTCTGGTTCGAATCTTGTCCCTTGCCCATCTTGTAACCTTTATCCCTTGAAGTAGGGTTTGGAGCTCGCCCGTATTTTGCGAGCTTCGAGATCGTTGCATTTTTGTTTTTGCGAATGTATTGTGCTTCTAGTGGATGCAACCTTTGTTCTGTCGTGTCCGGAGATGACGATGTTAATGTGATATCCAACATTTTGTATACGATGCTCCATTGTAGATTTCTTGGAACTCATTTTAACCTGTTTATTCTGGTTATTTACCTTGTGATTTCTTTGGCTTTTTGCAATTGAACCTCTGTCCTTTGAAGATCTTGAGCGGTGGCCGATTTAGGGTTTTGTCATTAATTAATGTTTTCTGTACTCCTTTTGGTTTTTCTACTAAAATCTTTCTGCTTGTATAACAATTCTACCTTTTGTTATTGTGATTAGCTACTGCTTTTACTTATTTGGAATAATGACTACAAATATGGCTCACTCTTGTATGTTCTTTTGTCTACCCTGGGTGTTTGTACAGGTTCTGGATATGAAAGCGAAGAAAGCTCTGGGAATGTGGTAGAAGGAGATTCTTCAGGTATCATTTTATCTTACTTATGATTGCAAGTGTTCTTTTCTGGTGGTGTTCTATGGCTGTGGTGTGTGAATGCAGATCTATACCATACTGCACTATTCTAAATTTTCATtcgtttttttgtttgtttgttgggATTATTGAATATAACACTTGATTGGTCTTTGAAAAATCACTTCCATTTACATCTTTTCTGTTGGCAAATTACATCCCTGGGAATCAAGTATCATGACCTTGATTAGGAGAGTACGTGATAATGGGGAAAACAACATCTATGTAAATGGGAAAATTAGCTTCCCTGCCGCTAGCAATATAAAGGGTGAGTTTCAGGGGTAAACAAACACTTACAATGACTGGTGTCCATCTATATCTTTCTAAATGCATATTCCAAAAGTTAGGCTTTAGGGACGTCATTTATTTTCCTTCAGTTATCAGTGACCAAGTAACACAAGGTGTCACACCAACATGTCGCACTGCACCAGAAGAATTGTGAGGTTGTCAATGACTGCTTCTCTTTTCAGTTATAGGTCTTGAACATTCCTTTTTTGCTTTTGGTTTCTGAGACCACCTTTCTCCTGATTTACTAGGTGAAATGGTAGATGACGACGATAAGGTATCTCCATTGCCTGGTTTTTGGTGAGAATGGGCCATAGATGTTCATGTCACATCATGTGAAGGGCCATGGGTGAGGGTTATTCATGGGCATCAGTCCGGTGGCCAGCAGGTGCTGGAAGTTGGCCTGGTGTTGGCAATAGTAGAAAAGTTGTATTATGTACTCAACATCACCCTGCATATTCAGCTAATAGAATCCTTCCTAGAACTTTATATGCAAGGGCTTGCATTTGAGACGGTCGATATATGTCTTAGATCACCTCATAGAAGCTTCGGGTAAAGGCACTTAGGTTATTTCTGGTTGTTGGATCTCTTGTACAATGTCCCAGTCATCGAAGCAAATAGTGAGGTCCTATGTATGAGCTTCATGAATTTGTTTTGGTTGCCAGGGATGCTGCTTAACCACTAGGGTCCACCTAGCTTGATGCTCAGTCAGCAATGTTACCTTGCTGTTGTCAATAGATATCAACCAGTAGAAGTCTCAAAACAATTTTATTGATCCTGGCCAGATACTTGGCTATACAAGGATCTCGGTTCTCATATTCTTCTGGGACTTGATTGATGACCGTTGAGAGTTGTTGTGCACTTCAATATTTCAAATCTCAATTTCTTTGGCCGAGCATAGTTTGGTCAAAAAAGCTTTATGCGTGGTCAAGTTCTTAGAGGATTTGTAATTGACGTAAAGGGTGTTCACAAAGTTGTCTGCCTAAAAAGGGAAACATGATGTTCCTACAGATGGCAGGTAATATTATTACGTGGATTGTGGTGATTGTGGCTCTGCAAGAATGAGGATATTACATGGGACGCTAGATGCA from Musa acuminata AAA Group cultivar baxijiao chromosome BXJ1-3, Cavendish_Baxijiao_AAA, whole genome shotgun sequence encodes the following:
- the LOC135633729 gene encoding protein DETOXIFICATION 12-like — translated: MEESLLTTESGGGREGKGWASRLGWGDGGRELMEEARRLGYVAAPMVAVTMSQFLVQVVSSMMVGHLGKLDLASAAIATSLTSVTGFSLLLGMASGLETLCGQAYGAEQYHMLGIHTYRAIFSLLVVCLPISLVWASMGKLLQLIGQDPLISQEAGKYAVWMMPGLFAYAIAQPLMKFLLSQSLILPMLLSSLMTLCLHIPLCWVLVFKSGLRNVGAALSISISYWLNVFMLGMYIRYSASCRATRAPISKEAFRGVNEFLRLALPSALMICLEWWSFELLILLSGLLPNPQLETSVLSICLNSITLLYCFPYGLGCAASTRVSNELGAWNPKGAQLVVRVAMFLAISEAVLVSGTLFAMRRILGYAYSNEEEVMNYVTDMVPLVCFSVVFDSLQGVLSGIARGCGWQHLGAYVNLGSFYLFGIPIAVVLGFLLHIGGKGLWIGIVCGSTTQTILLSLITIFTNWQNQATMARERIFHERLPLQNMLK